The sequence below is a genomic window from Armatimonadota bacterium.
GGCATGCCTTCCATCGCCGCCCGTTCCAGGCATCGCGTGATCTTTTCGCCCGCTACCGATCCCATCGAGCCGCCCATGAACGAAAAGTCGGCGATAGCGATGCTCACTGGCTGGTCCATCAACTTGGCTCGCCCGCCCGTGATCGAGTCGAATCTGCCGGTCTTTTGCTCAGCAAGGTGAAGCTTGTCGATGTAATCGGGAAAGTCGAGCGGATTCCCGCTTCGGAGCTCGGTGTCCAGCTCCTCAAATGAGTCGGCATCAAAGGTCCAACGGAGGCGATCCTCAGCCGAAATTCGGTGATGATGTCCGCAGTAAGGACAGACACGAAGGTTCTGTTCAAAATCGACGGAAAAGATGATCTTCTTGCACGATTGGCACTGCAAAAAGGCCTCAGACTGCTTCATTCCCTTCGCGCTCAACCCGGATATGGTACCACTTTCAGGCACCCTGCCGTTCCCGGACCCATTCCTTGTTATCCACAGAATCCCTTCCTCCCAGGAGAGGAAAGGCCCAGGAATGGAAGGGCAAGATTCAGGAACTTAGAGGCGCTTTGCGGTCCCGATACCGCTCCATATTGTCCACAAAAAGGAACTGGTGCGCTGCTCCCGCCAGTTCGCCAAATCGATCACGAAAATCCCCTGCCGCGGTCTCGTATCGGCTCTCCGTCAGGCTCGTTCCTGCCCATTGCGGGTAGTACAGACGCGTCATCACCTGCCAGATATGGGTGTCTATCGGCACCGACTCGCCATAGTCCAAGGCGAACAGACAAATGCAGTCAGCCAGCTTTCGACCAACGCCCGGCAATGCAAGCAACTCTTGACGAGCCACCGAAAACTCGGCACTCGCCAACTCGTCCAGAAAGGCTTCGCCGCCCCGACCCGCCAAGGTCGCCGCAACTCGCGGAATCGTCGCCCCTCGGTACCCAAAACCAGTTTCCCGAAGCTCTTGCTCAGTCACGCTCGCGATCCGGGCTACCGACGGAAAACCCGCGTCGCCATACGAAGCCAGCTTCCACACCATCGAGGTGATGCGCGAAACATGGTTGTTCGCCGAGCACAAAAAGCTGAACAGCATCTCGACCCGGCTATGAGGACGCATCAGCCTGAGCCCCACCCGGTCTCGGCAAAACGGCTCCAACTCAGGTCCAATCGCCAGAATCCGCTTGATAGTCTCGTCGTGGCGAACTTCCAACCGAAACAACCGTCGGAACACGTCTTCCGGCTGGTTTCCTTCGACTTCAAAACTCGCAGGTCCCGAGTATCGAACTCGGAAATGGTGGTCCCCGTCGAGAATCTCCCAGCCGCCATCGAGCACCAGCCAACGGAACATTTGCCCGCTCCGCGCGATGCGATCCATGTCAACGGGCCCGTCCTCAAATGTGACGGTGAAGCGATGCACTACAGCGTCCCTTCGGGCAACATTTCCAAGAACTCGTCTTCGTTCAGCACCGGAATCCCGAGTTGCTCCGCCTTCGCCAACTTGGAGCCCGCGCCCGGCCCGGCAACCACGTAATGCGTCTTTGCCGAAACCGATCCCGCCGCCTTGCCGCCCATCTTCATGACGGTCGCCTCGGCGTCCTCACGGGTGAATTTCTCCAGCTTTCCGGTGAACACAAAGGTCTTGCCCTCAAAGATATCGCTTACCGGCGCTTCCGCCTCGACCGGCGCGACACCAAGCGAAAGCAGATCGTCGATCAGCCGTTGGTTAGCCTCGTCTTCGAACCAAAGCTCGATCCCGCTTGCCGTCTTGTCGCCGATACCGTCAATTTGGATCAGATCGTCGAACGTCGCCTTGCGCAAGCGCTCCAGATTGCCGTACACCCGAGCGAGATCTTGCCCGCCTCGTTCACCGACGTCGGGAATGCCGAGCGCAAACAGCAGTCGTGGTAACGGCCGCGTCTTCGATTCTTCGATTGCCCCAAGCAAGTTTTCGACCGACTGCTCACCCATCCGGTCGAGCGCGAGCAACGCCTCCTTGTGATCTTTCAGGCGGTAGATCGACGATAGATCAGTCAGGTAGCCAAGCTCCAGGAACCGGTCGATCTGCTTCTCGCCCAGGCCCTCGATGTCCATCATCTTGCGACCCACAAAGTGCTTCAGAGCCGAACTCAATTGGGCCGGACAGCCCTTTGTGTTCGGGCATTTGATGAACACCAGCCCCTCTTGCCGCACCAACGGCGTTCCGCAGGCCGGACACTCGGTCGGCGGCTCCGCCTTCGCCGCGTCAGCAGGACGCTTTTCCAGGACCGGTCCCACGACTTCGGGGATCACGTCGCCCGCCCGCTGAACAATGACTGTGTCACCTTCGCGGACGTCCTTCCGCTCAAGGTCGTCGAAGTTGTGCAGGGTCGCGCGACTAACCGTTACGCCACCCACAAAAACCGGCTCAAGGTCGGCCACAGGTGTGATGTTCCCAGTTCGGCCCACCTGAACAAAGATGCGGTTCAAGATTGTAAACGCCTGCTCGGCCGGGAACTTATAGGCGATCGCCCATCTCGGTCCCCGCGCGGTATTCCCAAGTTGCTCTTGCAGAGACTTGCTATTGACCTTGACCACCACACCGTCGATGCCGAACGGCAGGTTGGGCCTAGCCGCCCCCACTTCGGCCACAAACTGGATGATTCCTTCAATCCCAGTTGAAACGCGATTCTCACTTCGGGCCGCAAAGCCAAGATCTCGCAATTCCTGAAGAGCGCCGGACTGCGTCTCCACCAGTCCGGTCGGCGGCGAAGTCAGCTCCACCGCACCAACTCCATAGGTAAAGAAGTTCAGCTTTCGCTCGGCGGTCAGGCGGCTGTCCAGTTGCCGAAGCCCACCACTCGCCGCATTACGCGGGTTCACGAACACCTGCTCCCCTTTCTCCAGCTTCGCTGCGTTCAATTCCTCGAACACCGACTTCAGCATCACGACTTCGCCGCGCACTTCGATCCGCCCCATCAACGTCTCGCGAAGTCGCAACGGGATTCCTCGGATGGTGCGAGCGTTGGGCAAAACATTCTCGCCCGTCGTCCCGTCACCACGTGTCGCCGCCGTCACCAGCAGTCCGTCTTGGTAGGTCAGCGACATCGACGCTCCGTCGAACTTCATTTCCGCAAAGTATTCGACATCCTCCGTCAACCCCAAAAACCTCTTCACGCGCTCGTCAAACTGCCTCAGTTCGTCTTCCCCAAAGGCGTTATCCAGCGACAGCATCGGCTGGGCGTGGCGATGGGGCTCAAAGCCAGAAACTGGAAGGGTTCCGACCCGCTGCGTGGGGCTGTCCGGTGTCCTTAGGTCAGGGTGCGTGGCCTCAAGGTTGACCAGTTCGCGAAACAGATGGTCGTACTCGGAATCCGACATATCCGGCGTGTCGAGCACGTAATAGCGGTAGTTCGCCTGTTCAAGGACGGTGCGCAGTTCGGCAGCGCGGGCCGCAGGGTCCATGGCGATAGATTACTCAGTCTCGATGGGCCAATTCGAACACTTTCGATTGAACAAAGATCGGGACTTGGAAGCGCACTGCAAGCGCAATGGCGTCCGACGGGCGGGAGTCGAGAATGACTTCGTTTCCACCCTGGCGCATATGGATTTTGGCGTAGTAAATGTCTCGCCAAAGATCGTCGATGACAACCCGTTCAACCGTCGCGCCGAGCTTTTCGATGGAAGTCTTCAGCAGGTCGTGGGTCATGGGACGATCCGGAGTTTCCTGTTCCAACGGATCGAGGATCGCCTTGGCTTCGGGAAAACCGATGCTGATCGGCAGTCGCTTCTCGCCGTCCGTCAGGAAGATAAATCGATGCGGATGTCGGTCGACATCCATCTCATAGATACCTTCGATCTGAACTTCGACTGGCTCCATGTCATCCATGTCGATGTCGTCGAACTCCTCCTCGGGAAAAAACGCCGGAGGCTGGTGCAGTCTCTCATCCATAGAACCATCGAATTCTTCAGACATTGTTCTCTCCCAGGTAGCTTCTCCTATTTTATGCTCTTTTTGCTCGGAGTGTATTGCTTAAATCAAAAACTAGCCGTTCAATCGTGTCCATGGGGCTTAAGGAGGTTCCGAGCCCCTTCAGGGCGGCGTCCGCCTTCGATAAGTGCTCCATCGCTTCGACGACCTGCCCAAGCGAAAGATTCTGGGCCGCGCGCATCACCGAGCCCTGCACGAAGGGCCGCTCGGAGCCCAAGTTCGGCTTCGACGGGAACTGGGCGCGGACCTCGCTCGGGGCCGACTCCGGTCGGCACCCACTCTCCACGCAGACTCGACCCTGATAAAGCAGTTTGAGTTGCCGCGAGATGAGCGGAAAAAGCTGAGAGAAGACCACGTCTTCGACCTTATTTTTGCTCCCCACCACGATCTGCAACTGACGCAGAGATTCCTGCACGTTGCCCGATGTGAGAGCGTCGATCATTCGCCACACGTTCCACTCGCGCGATGCGACGACGACCGACTTGATCGAGTGTTCCGAGATCGTCTCCTCCTCGCTGTACAAAAAGACCTTGTCGAGCTCTTCCATTGCGTAGGAATAGCTTCCGCCAGTCATTTCCACCAACAGGTCGAGGGTCCCCGGCTGAATCTTTCGCCCGCGCTTCAGAATCTCCTGTCGAAGCATGTCCGACGTCTTTTTGGGGTCGGCGTCAAACTTCGCCACGGTCCCCCCCGCTGAAGTCACGAGCCTTTCCAGCGATGCCTTGCGGCTGCCACCGGCCTGCCGCTGATCCTCGCCTTCGTTGCTGTGAACCAAAATCAGAAGCGCCGTTTCGGGCAGAGCCTGCAACGGCGCGGTCGGAATATCGTCGGCCTTCAGTTTCTGGGCGTTGCGGACAATGACTGTACGCTTTGATGCCAAAAAGGGGAAAGTCCCAACCGAGGCCAGCCAGTCGCCAGGTTGTGAGCTATCGGCCTGAAACTCTTCCAGGTCATAGTCGTCTTTTTGCAGTCCAGCATGCTCCAACATGTCGTCGATGGCCGCGCGTAGAAGAACAGGCTCGTTCCCCGAAAGGAGGACGACGCGACTTTGGACGGCTTTGGCTACGTTGAAACTCATGCGGATTTCGGCATCTTGATCAGCCGATTCCTAAAGTCTTGCACGGAAGTGCGAGCGCTTTCAACATCCGTTTGGTTCACTTCAATCGGACCGAACATCACATTCGTAAAAGTCGTGCCGATCTCGAACGCCGACTCCTTCAGTTCACCAAGCTGGTCGCCAACTCGCCGCAGGTACTCGTTCGTCGTTTCACTCAAGAGGCGTCGGTGCCCTGTGTATTTCCAAATCGCGGCGATAAACTTCACATACTCCAGGTCGAGCTCATTTCGAATCATGGACGCGGTCTTGGGTAACCGCCGCATGCGGATGAACACCACGATGCCGGTCACGATCGCACCGATGATCAGGAAGTTCAAAACCATGCCTATCGTTCGCAAGATCGCGGCGGTATCCGTCGGCTTGTTGTCCTTTGGGCCGCCGCCCGGTACTACTTCGGCTCCTGCAGTTGCATCGAACGGCACCCAGCCAATATCCTCGAAATACAGTTCCGCCCACGCGTGGCGGTCGCTTTCCAACAGCGTCTGCGTTCCCTGCGAATTGCGGTTAACCGGATCGACCAGATAACCGACGCAATACCGAGCCGGAATGCGAGCCGACCGCGCCATCTCGACCATGGCGGTAGCAAAAATATCGCAATAACCTTCGTGGCTCTTGAACAGCGCGTACTCTGCCGCGTCCTGATCGCTCGGCGTCGCCTCGGCGCGCATGTTATATTTGATGCGCGACGAAATCTCGTGCTGGATC
It includes:
- the holA gene encoding DNA polymerase III subunit delta, whose product is MSFNVAKAVQSRVVLLSGNEPVLLRAAIDDMLEHAGLQKDDYDLEEFQADSSQPGDWLASVGTFPFLASKRTVIVRNAQKLKADDIPTAPLQALPETALLILVHSNEGEDQRQAGGSRKASLERLVTSAGGTVAKFDADPKKTSDMLRQEILKRGRKIQPGTLDLLVEMTGGSYSYAMEELDKVFLYSEEETISEHSIKSVVVASREWNVWRMIDALTSGNVQESLRQLQIVVGSKNKVEDVVFSQLFPLISRQLKLLYQGRVCVESGCRPESAPSEVRAQFPSKPNLGSERPFVQGSVMRAAQNLSLGQVVEAMEHLSKADAALKGLGTSLSPMDTIERLVFDLSNTLRAKRA
- a CDS encoding bifunctional nuclease family protein, producing MSEEFDGSMDERLHQPPAFFPEEEFDDIDMDDMEPVEVQIEGIYEMDVDRHPHRFIFLTDGEKRLPISIGFPEAKAILDPLEQETPDRPMTHDLLKTSIEKLGATVERVVIDDLWRDIYYAKIHMRQGGNEVILDSRPSDAIALAVRFQVPIFVQSKVFELAHRD
- the ligA gene encoding NAD-dependent DNA ligase LigA, with translation MDPAARAAELRTVLEQANYRYYVLDTPDMSDSEYDHLFRELVNLEATHPDLRTPDSPTQRVGTLPVSGFEPHRHAQPMLSLDNAFGEDELRQFDERVKRFLGLTEDVEYFAEMKFDGASMSLTYQDGLLVTAATRGDGTTGENVLPNARTIRGIPLRLRETLMGRIEVRGEVVMLKSVFEELNAAKLEKGEQVFVNPRNAASGGLRQLDSRLTAERKLNFFTYGVGAVELTSPPTGLVETQSGALQELRDLGFAARSENRVSTGIEGIIQFVAEVGAARPNLPFGIDGVVVKVNSKSLQEQLGNTARGPRWAIAYKFPAEQAFTILNRIFVQVGRTGNITPVADLEPVFVGGVTVSRATLHNFDDLERKDVREGDTVIVQRAGDVIPEVVGPVLEKRPADAAKAEPPTECPACGTPLVRQEGLVFIKCPNTKGCPAQLSSALKHFVGRKMMDIEGLGEKQIDRFLELGYLTDLSSIYRLKDHKEALLALDRMGEQSVENLLGAIEESKTRPLPRLLFALGIPDVGERGGQDLARVYGNLERLRKATFDDLIQIDGIGDKTASGIELWFEDEANQRLIDDLLSLGVAPVEAEAPVSDIFEGKTFVFTGKLEKFTREDAEATVMKMGGKAAGSVSAKTHYVVAGPGAGSKLAKAEQLGIPVLNEDEFLEMLPEGTL
- a CDS encoding acetyl-CoA carboxylase carboxyltransferase subunit beta produces the protein MKQSEAFLQCQSCKKIIFSVDFEQNLRVCPYCGHHHRISAEDRLRWTFDADSFEELDTELRSGNPLDFPDYIDKLHLAEQKTGRFDSITGGRAKLMDQPVSIAIADFSFMGGSMGSVAGEKITRCLERAAMEGMPAIIFCASGGARMQEGILSLMQMAKTTAAVQQCREAGVPYISVFTDPTMAGVLASYASVADVIVAEPKSLVGFAGARVAKQAGVSKVPDDFQTAEFCLKHGMIDAIVARKDMRNTLGSLVKTLGGHLVGGKA